A stretch of the Luteolibacter rhizosphaerae genome encodes the following:
- the secA gene encoding preprotein translocase subunit SecA, which produces MIQWLFPKLLGGKDQRELHRLRPTVARINEIEEKLQQEPAEKLIELTRSWQDHLARYHPLKAPNKVQLEQMDQAGLQSVADSIHSRLAILAREFPSLPSTVSPSVESIEKARTAFHAVEEQFQKPRAKYLEKILPEAYAVVKNAARRLCGSEVSLDGQPLRWNMVHFDVQLLGGVAIHRGMIAEMQTGEGKTLVATLPIFLNALTGLGVHVVTVNDYLARRDAAWMGTLFRYLGLSVGCVVNQMQSQERHQAYACDITYGTNSEFGFDYLRDNGMASTKEEQVQRGHHFAVIDEVDSVLIDDARTPLIITGPSPESSKPFELYNTAVERLVRKQTELCSQLASQAKQLLEKGDTKEAGLVLLKLKLGQPRNRQFLRLMENPEWRRLLESTELAFHRQMFRKDLHRLKEELFFAVDEKTRDADLMENGRRFLDPEDPDSFTLPDAGAILDGIRSDPTLNTEKKELAISAVVQRREEQALKVHSISQLLKAHCLYEKDVHYVVREGKINIVDESTGREMEGRRWSDGLHQAVEAKERVKVEKENRTYATITIQNYFRLYDKLAGMTGTASTEAAEFHDIYQLDVLPIPTNAPNLRIDENDQIFKTRRDKYTAVIARIETAHAKGQPVLVGTASVEASETVSRMLKRAQIPHTVLNAKHHQEEAGIVSLAGQRGAVTVSTNMAGRGTDIKLGEGVAELGGLLVVGTERHPSRRVDRQLRGRCSRQGDPGGARFFISLEDDLMRNHAEPARMAAMIEQAGKRGSGFSLGSLVETAQQQVEQRDYRSRKRVLDFDDVLNLQREIVYSFRNDVLATGDMRRLVHEIIADGIGAKVQEFLAEADSQQPDLQPLLDWVRYRLHVDLADEDLSATRTDRMVATIAAKVREAYQSRVSALPAELVDREERLLVISAVDALWQEHLRDMDELREGVYLRAQGQKDPLVEYKIEAFAIFATLMDSIKQQALFGLSRFSAAMSTQPGQA; this is translated from the coding sequence ATGATCCAGTGGCTCTTTCCCAAATTGCTGGGCGGTAAGGATCAGCGCGAACTCCACCGACTGCGTCCCACGGTCGCCCGCATCAACGAGATCGAGGAGAAGCTCCAGCAGGAGCCGGCCGAGAAGCTGATCGAACTCACCCGCAGCTGGCAGGATCACCTTGCCCGTTATCATCCGCTCAAGGCACCGAACAAGGTGCAGCTCGAGCAGATGGATCAGGCCGGGCTCCAATCCGTGGCGGACTCCATTCACTCGCGCTTGGCCATCCTCGCACGGGAATTTCCCTCCCTGCCATCCACCGTCTCGCCAAGCGTCGAATCGATCGAGAAGGCCAGGACGGCATTCCACGCGGTAGAGGAGCAGTTCCAGAAACCGCGCGCCAAGTATCTCGAGAAGATCCTGCCGGAAGCTTATGCCGTGGTGAAAAACGCGGCCCGGCGGCTCTGTGGCTCCGAGGTGTCGCTCGATGGACAGCCGCTGCGCTGGAACATGGTCCACTTCGATGTCCAGCTTCTGGGTGGTGTCGCCATTCACCGCGGCATGATCGCCGAGATGCAAACCGGCGAGGGCAAGACCTTGGTCGCCACCCTGCCAATCTTCTTGAATGCCCTCACCGGCCTCGGCGTGCACGTCGTGACCGTGAACGACTACCTTGCCCGCCGCGATGCGGCATGGATGGGCACGCTCTTCCGCTACCTCGGCCTCAGCGTGGGTTGCGTAGTCAACCAGATGCAGTCGCAGGAGCGGCACCAGGCCTACGCTTGCGATATCACTTACGGCACGAACTCGGAGTTCGGCTTCGACTACCTGCGCGACAACGGCATGGCCTCGACCAAGGAAGAGCAGGTTCAGCGCGGTCATCACTTCGCGGTGATCGACGAGGTGGATTCCGTGCTCATCGACGATGCCCGCACGCCCCTGATCATCACCGGCCCCTCGCCGGAATCTTCGAAGCCCTTCGAACTCTACAACACGGCCGTTGAGCGTCTGGTGCGGAAGCAAACCGAGCTCTGCAGCCAGCTCGCATCTCAGGCCAAGCAGTTGCTGGAGAAGGGTGACACCAAGGAAGCCGGCCTCGTTCTCCTCAAACTCAAGCTCGGCCAACCTCGGAACCGCCAGTTCCTGCGTCTCATGGAGAATCCCGAATGGCGGCGTTTGCTGGAAAGCACCGAGCTCGCCTTCCATCGCCAGATGTTCCGGAAAGATCTGCACCGGCTAAAGGAGGAACTCTTCTTCGCCGTGGACGAAAAGACCCGCGATGCCGATCTCATGGAGAATGGCCGCCGCTTCCTCGATCCCGAGGACCCGGATTCCTTCACGCTGCCCGATGCCGGTGCCATCCTCGATGGCATCCGCTCGGACCCTACGCTGAATACGGAGAAGAAGGAGCTCGCCATCAGCGCAGTGGTGCAGCGCCGGGAAGAGCAGGCCTTGAAGGTCCATTCCATCTCTCAGTTGCTCAAGGCCCACTGCCTCTACGAAAAGGACGTCCACTACGTGGTGCGCGAGGGAAAGATCAACATCGTGGACGAAAGCACGGGCCGCGAGATGGAAGGCCGCCGCTGGTCGGATGGCCTTCATCAAGCGGTGGAAGCCAAGGAGCGGGTGAAGGTGGAAAAGGAGAACCGCACCTACGCGACGATCACGATCCAGAACTACTTCCGTCTCTACGACAAGTTGGCCGGCATGACGGGCACTGCTTCCACCGAGGCCGCCGAGTTCCACGATATCTATCAGCTCGACGTTCTCCCCATCCCGACCAACGCGCCAAACCTGCGCATCGACGAGAACGACCAGATCTTCAAGACGCGCCGTGACAAGTACACGGCGGTGATCGCCCGAATCGAAACGGCGCACGCCAAGGGTCAGCCGGTCCTTGTCGGCACCGCTTCCGTGGAAGCATCCGAAACCGTTTCACGCATGCTGAAGCGCGCCCAGATCCCTCACACGGTTCTGAATGCAAAGCACCACCAGGAAGAAGCCGGGATCGTCTCGCTCGCCGGACAACGCGGGGCCGTCACCGTGTCCACTAACATGGCGGGCCGCGGCACCGATATCAAACTTGGGGAAGGCGTGGCCGAGTTGGGCGGCTTGTTGGTCGTCGGCACCGAGCGTCATCCCTCGCGTCGCGTGGACCGCCAGTTGCGCGGTCGCTGCTCGCGCCAAGGCGATCCCGGCGGGGCGCGGTTCTTCATCTCGCTGGAGGACGACCTCATGCGGAACCATGCCGAGCCCGCGAGGATGGCGGCGATGATCGAGCAGGCCGGCAAGCGCGGCAGTGGCTTCTCCCTGGGTAGCTTGGTCGAGACCGCCCAGCAACAGGTCGAGCAGCGGGACTACCGCAGCCGCAAGCGTGTGCTCGATTTCGACGACGTGCTGAATCTCCAGCGCGAGATCGTCTACAGCTTCCGGAACGATGTCCTCGCTACCGGAGACATGCGCCGTCTCGTCCACGAGATCATCGCAGACGGTATTGGAGCCAAGGTGCAGGAGTTCCTTGCTGAAGCGGATTCACAGCAACCGGACCTCCAGCCCTTGCTCGATTGGGTCCGCTACCGCCTCCACGTCGATCTGGCGGATGAGGATCTCAGTGCGACCCGGACCGACCGGATGGTCGCCACCATCGCCGCAAAAGTCCGCGAGGCATACCAGAGCCGCGTGTCCGCCTTGCCCGCGGAACTCGTCGATCGGGAAGAACGCCTGCTGGTGATCTCCGCCGTCGACGCTCTGTGGCAGGAGCACCTCAGGGACATGGATGAGCTGCGCGAAGGCGTCTACCTCCGCGCGCAGGGGCAAAAGGACCCGCTCGTCGAATACAAGATCGAAGCCTTTGCCATCTTCGCCACCTTGATGGATTCCATCAAGCAGCAGGCACTCTTCGGTTTGTCCCGCTTCTCAGCCGCGATGAGCACCCAGCCCGGCCAAGCTTGA
- a CDS encoding serine/threonine-protein kinase — MSRSLSQIPGGDSLPGGVDPLALLQVGLRPSAAAYVEAGPPLSLEEARAMLPAYEVQRLIGQGGMGSVFAAVQRDLQRRVAIKVLSPALAETPGLSPRFRHESRLMASLKHPGVVQVYEAGETAEGHLYYAMEFVDGEDLASRLRRGKLPLEEAVPLIAQVADALHAAHQLGIVHRDVKPANVFLSADGPPRLGDFGLALTAEQAAEALRLTRPGTTVGTTEYAAPEQLSRAHAVSPASDVFSLGVLAYEVLTGELPRGNFDPPSLRNPEVDASFDSVVLRALQTDPARRYADAGKFREAFLHAADRPRQQALRDQALRRKMVRRARVVAVLAVVSLVTGGSAVLAWKARREAETRRAAAEAAEQHMAGLLQFLLTDLRQRLEPTGNLGAMDSVLEKAAEHFRRAYDESGRTPEAALKLADVLVVKGDVIGVRGMNTEADALYTEALELCEAARDAAPQDTERALRVIAALRDRTEHRMASGRHAEALADARLMLGEADALAARDVDTRAVHAQAAAHRAIGHALGYIEGGTPEAGEEYDRAQAILRGLLGKTPNDVIYAGELAELDMSQGSNAEAQGDYPGMLRHFTAFHDHVLKHYSRDSNMYSHAAFRMGVALQKLGRAEDSLPYFTDALRIAEHEAAAMPGHKGLLNHVSWCARLLAQSYENLGRREEAEALRTREAEVNALLSAPGK; from the coding sequence ATGAGCCGGTCACTGTCCCAGATCCCCGGCGGCGATTCCCTGCCAGGCGGCGTGGATCCGCTGGCCTTGCTGCAGGTGGGCCTGCGTCCCTCCGCGGCGGCGTATGTGGAGGCGGGACCGCCGCTGAGCCTGGAAGAGGCGCGGGCGATGCTGCCGGCCTACGAGGTGCAGCGCTTGATCGGGCAGGGCGGGATGGGCTCGGTCTTCGCCGCGGTGCAGCGGGACCTGCAACGGCGGGTGGCGATCAAGGTGCTCTCGCCCGCGCTGGCAGAGACGCCGGGGCTATCGCCGCGGTTCCGGCACGAGTCGCGGCTGATGGCGAGCCTGAAGCACCCGGGAGTGGTGCAGGTGTATGAGGCGGGGGAGACGGCGGAGGGCCATCTGTATTATGCGATGGAATTCGTGGACGGCGAGGACCTGGCCTCGCGGCTGCGGCGCGGGAAGCTGCCGCTGGAGGAGGCGGTGCCACTCATCGCGCAGGTGGCGGATGCCCTGCACGCGGCGCACCAACTGGGGATCGTGCACCGGGATGTGAAGCCGGCGAATGTCTTCCTCTCTGCGGATGGGCCACCGCGGCTCGGCGACTTCGGTCTGGCCCTGACGGCGGAGCAGGCGGCGGAGGCGCTGCGGCTGACGCGCCCGGGCACGACGGTGGGGACGACGGAGTATGCCGCGCCGGAGCAGCTATCGCGCGCGCATGCAGTATCGCCCGCCAGCGATGTGTTCAGCCTGGGCGTGCTCGCCTATGAGGTGCTGACCGGCGAGCTGCCGCGCGGGAACTTCGATCCGCCCTCGCTGAGAAATCCGGAGGTGGATGCGAGCTTCGACAGCGTGGTGCTGCGGGCGCTGCAGACCGACCCGGCGCGGCGCTATGCGGATGCGGGCAAGTTCCGCGAGGCCTTCCTGCATGCCGCGGACCGACCACGGCAGCAGGCGCTGCGCGATCAGGCCCTGCGGCGGAAGATGGTGCGGCGGGCGCGGGTGGTGGCGGTGCTCGCGGTGGTATCGCTGGTGACCGGCGGTAGCGCGGTGCTGGCATGGAAGGCGCGGCGCGAGGCGGAAACCCGCCGGGCGGCAGCCGAGGCCGCGGAGCAACACATGGCGGGACTGCTGCAATTCCTGCTGACGGATCTGCGACAGCGACTGGAGCCGACCGGGAATCTGGGCGCGATGGATTCCGTGCTGGAGAAGGCGGCGGAGCATTTCCGCCGGGCCTATGACGAATCGGGGCGGACTCCCGAGGCAGCGCTCAAGCTGGCCGATGTGCTGGTGGTGAAGGGCGATGTGATCGGGGTGCGCGGGATGAACACGGAGGCCGATGCGCTCTACACGGAAGCGCTGGAACTCTGTGAAGCTGCTCGTGACGCCGCCCCTCAAGACACGGAGCGCGCGCTGCGGGTAATCGCCGCGCTGCGCGACCGCACGGAGCATCGCATGGCGAGCGGTCGACATGCAGAGGCACTGGCCGATGCACGGCTCATGCTGGGAGAGGCGGACGCTCTGGCTGCCCGCGATGTGGACACGCGTGCGGTGCATGCGCAGGCGGCGGCGCATCGGGCGATCGGCCATGCGCTCGGCTACATCGAGGGAGGAACTCCGGAGGCAGGGGAGGAGTACGACCGCGCGCAGGCGATCCTGCGCGGCCTGCTAGGGAAGACTCCGAATGATGTCATCTATGCCGGTGAACTGGCGGAGCTGGACATGTCCCAAGGCTCGAACGCGGAGGCGCAGGGAGACTACCCGGGCATGCTGCGGCATTTCACGGCGTTCCACGATCACGTGCTCAAGCACTACAGCCGCGACAGCAACATGTATTCCCACGCTGCCTTCCGCATGGGGGTGGCGCTGCAAAAGCTCGGCCGGGCGGAAGATTCCCTGCCCTATTTCACCGATGCCCTGCGCATCGCGGAGCACGAAGCCGCCGCCATGCCCGGCCACAAGGGCCTGCTCAACCACGTCTCATGGTGCGCCAGGCTGCTCGCGCAATCGTATGAGAATCTCGGTCGCCGCGAGGAGGCGGAGGCGCTGCGCACGCGGGAGGCGGAGGTGAACGCGCTGCTCTCGGCGCCCGGAAAATAG
- a CDS encoding RNA polymerase sigma factor, with protein MSFPLEPSAPFPLTRWSLVISSCGQDEAALEELCRLYWQPLYSFCRRSGLNIEDAEDVTQRFFYDLLRNRAELLEGASPDGGRLRSLFLRVIQRRIADHRRQAGALTRGGGKLLSLDTEAAEAGLQAVAPTATAEQVFDRQWALSVLQLALARMEKDFAATGRAHHFAALSPFLDLGSQERSYETLRQVLQVDEVSARQVVHRFRNRFRRHLRSEIAETIADADEDAIDRELNDLCAILREG; from the coding sequence ATGTCTTTCCCGCTGGAACCCTCAGCTCCCTTTCCGCTCACCCGCTGGAGCCTCGTGATCTCTTCATGCGGGCAGGACGAAGCCGCCCTTGAAGAGCTCTGCCGTCTCTACTGGCAGCCGCTCTACTCCTTCTGCCGCCGCAGCGGATTGAATATCGAGGACGCGGAGGATGTCACCCAGCGCTTCTTCTACGACCTGCTGAGGAATCGTGCCGAGCTCTTGGAGGGAGCTTCACCGGATGGCGGCCGCCTTCGCTCCCTCTTCCTCCGCGTTATCCAGCGCCGCATCGCCGATCACCGCCGCCAGGCCGGCGCGCTCACCCGCGGCGGGGGAAAGCTCCTCTCGCTCGATACGGAAGCTGCCGAGGCCGGACTCCAGGCCGTCGCCCCCACCGCCACCGCCGAGCAGGTCTTCGACCGCCAATGGGCGCTCAGCGTGCTCCAGCTCGCCCTCGCGCGCATGGAGAAGGACTTCGCCGCCACCGGCCGCGCCCATCACTTCGCCGCCCTTTCCCCCTTCCTCGATCTCGGCTCCCAGGAGCGCAGCTACGAGACCCTCCGCCAAGTCCTCCAGGTCGACGAGGTCTCCGCACGCCAGGTTGTGCATCGCTTCCGCAATCGCTTCCGCCGCCACCTTCGCAGCGAGATCGCCGAAACCATCGCTGATGCCGACGAAGACGCCATTGACCGCGAGCTAAACGACCTCTGCGCCATTCTCAGGGAGGGCTGA
- a CDS encoding beta strand repeat-containing protein: protein MRQKPVTRIITTRLTLLTLGALSGVTYAQATRTWDGGGTGATNMDIAANWSGDVVPTGAAPGDTAQWDGTVAGPLSLTYTALAPGTGLAAGNGIFFNVLGTQTSPLTINEASGTAGLRIQNLTVSSGAGALTFGGTTGTDFLTLGSGSLLSHLWTNNSTNAVTFSSDVGFGAGGGATHALTLTGPGSWNMNTSLIRTGTGTINLIKDGSGTLNVGGVNALGNAAFTINNGTLDNTSGAALTLTNTAQTWNGDFSFSTAGSSNLNDLGLGGGAVTLGTAAGTSRTITTNGAAVLTSTGVIANGTTANSIIKAGSGGLRFDGANTYSGGTTLNAGTLHIGNNSALGTGPLTVNGGVIVPRLAARTLSNAATFAADFTIGIPGFNNQMIFSGPVSLGGSTRVLDVANTTIEPDAIISGVISNGGLTKTGGGSMVLNAANSYAGATTVNGGTLRLEGSGAINSSSGITVDGPDARLTHTGSVAATPTVTLTLGMVDGSGSYGTVNVADSSGAIVGSGTTAANIGTLNFAGVATVNLPSAATGIGLTAGTLTTSGVNDAILLNITRTGPWTNGLNNLISYSSFPSADINDFDYNVASGPLLGARQSFGDLVMNGNTIALEVIGTSIYWTGLQNNQWTFNTIAGAKNWKQTSNNAATDFMDADDVVFNDTPGSNQTVQIDEGDVIPTTTVFNNSTVNYTMASSGGFGIAGGTLTKSGTGSVTLNVTNFYNGGTTLNAGTLNLNTASALGVGAVVINGGTINNTSGGAVAFTTNIPQTWNGDFTFTGSNDLDMGTGTATTGGSGDRTVTVGANLLAVGELKTAANQGFTKAGAGTLALTSTGAGGASSVVNGVLNVAGGTLQINRTTAPDANSTGDLTVASLAGTGTITNGANFERWLFVNVVGSNTFSGVLSNGGTGALGVNKPGTGTLTLTGNNSYSGVTTVGGGSLVLTGTNSLGGAVNINGGAGNPTYLNLQNSNALGTSVVTAVNRNSGIQLQGGITLPPTVNFVTSNDGTSGATVPYAIGNLGGDNTIQGNISLTAGGGGSVIQSDSGSLKLTGNITIAAAQTTRGIILTGSSTDANTFSGVLSDLSPTAVASITKNGAGTWTVSGANTYTGTTTVNAGTLIASGDSPAATGAVTVAPGATLGGNGDFGGALTIAAGAHHALAVAATPGAQATRSVLSLDLNAAGDILDLSAAATPAPGTYTLVSTTNGITGHSGGTLTDTVVNLSGLSGTVAVVGNDLVLTVPGGSAFGTWIAGYPSIPVGDRDPGDDPDKDGFSNQAEFALGGNPASGSDNAKVFPIVADSDADGDTNKELLLTIAVRSGTGTFTGATSKSAASDDPTYGYRVEGSLNLSAFNETVNVVPTAVPPAGITLPSGYVWKTFSLGGSNGTPGKGFLRVVVTP, encoded by the coding sequence ATGAGACAGAAACCCGTTACCCGGATCATTACGACCCGTCTGACCCTGCTTACCCTCGGCGCGCTTTCTGGCGTGACCTATGCCCAAGCCACCCGGACTTGGGACGGCGGTGGCACCGGAGCCACCAACATGGACATCGCCGCGAACTGGAGCGGTGATGTGGTTCCTACCGGTGCGGCCCCCGGCGATACCGCGCAGTGGGACGGCACGGTGGCCGGCCCCCTTTCCCTCACCTACACCGCCCTAGCTCCCGGAACAGGGCTGGCGGCGGGCAACGGAATTTTCTTCAACGTGCTGGGCACGCAGACGAGCCCGCTGACGATCAACGAGGCCAGCGGCACCGCTGGTCTGCGGATCCAGAACCTGACCGTATCCAGCGGAGCGGGTGCGCTGACCTTCGGTGGCACGACAGGCACGGACTTCCTGACCCTCGGTTCCGGCAGCTTATTGAGTCACCTGTGGACGAACAACTCGACCAATGCGGTGACCTTCAGCTCGGACGTGGGATTTGGCGCGGGAGGCGGGGCAACCCACGCGCTGACGCTGACCGGCCCGGGCAGCTGGAACATGAATACCAGTCTGATCCGCACCGGCACCGGCACGATCAACCTGATCAAGGACGGTAGCGGCACACTGAACGTGGGTGGTGTGAACGCGCTCGGGAACGCGGCCTTCACGATCAACAACGGCACGCTGGACAACACAAGCGGCGCGGCGCTGACACTGACCAACACGGCACAGACGTGGAATGGCGATTTCAGCTTCAGCACGGCGGGAAGCAGCAACCTGAACGATCTGGGTCTGGGTGGCGGAGCGGTGACTTTGGGCACGGCAGCAGGCACGAGCCGGACCATCACCACGAATGGCGCGGCGGTCCTGACCTCCACGGGTGTGATCGCGAATGGCACCACCGCCAACAGCATCATCAAGGCGGGTAGCGGGGGCCTGAGATTCGACGGCGCGAATACGTATAGCGGCGGGACGACGCTGAATGCGGGGACGCTGCACATCGGCAACAACTCGGCGCTCGGCACCGGACCACTAACCGTGAACGGCGGTGTGATCGTGCCGCGGCTTGCCGCCCGCACCCTGAGCAACGCAGCGACCTTCGCCGCCGACTTCACAATCGGCATCCCGGGTTTCAACAACCAGATGATCTTCTCCGGGCCGGTGAGCCTGGGCGGCAGCACGCGGGTACTGGATGTGGCGAACACGACGATCGAGCCGGATGCGATCATCTCCGGGGTGATCTCCAACGGCGGGCTGACGAAGACAGGAGGAGGCTCGATGGTGTTGAACGCGGCCAACAGCTATGCGGGTGCCACCACGGTGAACGGCGGAACCCTGCGACTGGAAGGCAGTGGGGCGATCAACAGCAGCAGCGGGATCACGGTGGACGGTCCGGATGCGAGGCTCACCCACACGGGCAGCGTGGCGGCGACACCCACCGTGACCCTGACGCTGGGCATGGTGGATGGATCCGGGAGCTACGGCACGGTGAACGTGGCGGACTCCTCAGGCGCGATCGTGGGCAGCGGGACGACGGCAGCGAACATCGGGACGCTGAACTTCGCCGGGGTGGCGACGGTGAACCTGCCGAGCGCCGCCACGGGAATCGGCCTGACGGCGGGTACGCTAACGACCTCGGGCGTCAACGACGCCATCCTGCTGAACATCACGCGGACCGGGCCATGGACCAACGGGCTGAATAACCTGATCAGCTATAGCTCCTTCCCCTCCGCGGACATCAACGACTTCGACTACAACGTGGCGAGTGGTCCGCTGCTGGGAGCGCGCCAATCCTTTGGCGATCTGGTGATGAACGGCAACACGATCGCTCTGGAAGTGATCGGCACCTCGATCTACTGGACCGGACTGCAGAACAACCAGTGGACCTTCAACACGATCGCCGGGGCGAAGAATTGGAAGCAAACCTCCAACAATGCGGCGACGGACTTCATGGATGCGGACGACGTGGTTTTCAACGACACGCCGGGAAGCAACCAGACGGTGCAGATCGACGAAGGCGACGTGATCCCGACGACGACAGTCTTCAACAACTCGACGGTGAACTACACCATGGCGAGCAGCGGAGGCTTCGGGATCGCCGGCGGAACGCTCACGAAGAGCGGCACGGGTAGCGTCACGCTGAACGTGACCAACTTCTACAACGGCGGCACGACGCTGAATGCGGGCACCCTGAACCTGAACACGGCTTCCGCGCTCGGAGTGGGTGCGGTGGTGATCAATGGCGGCACCATCAACAACACCAGCGGTGGGGCGGTGGCCTTCACGACCAACATCCCCCAGACGTGGAACGGTGACTTCACCTTCACCGGCAGCAACGATCTGGACATGGGTACCGGCACGGCCACTACAGGCGGAAGCGGTGATCGCACGGTCACGGTGGGTGCCAACCTGCTGGCCGTGGGGGAACTGAAGACGGCGGCAAACCAAGGCTTCACGAAGGCGGGTGCCGGCACGCTGGCGCTGACGAGCACTGGAGCAGGCGGCGCCTCGAGCGTGGTGAACGGCGTGCTGAACGTGGCGGGAGGAACGCTCCAGATCAACCGCACGACGGCGCCGGATGCGAACAGCACGGGCGACCTGACGGTGGCCAGCCTGGCAGGCACCGGCACGATCACCAACGGGGCGAACTTCGAGCGCTGGCTGTTCGTGAACGTGGTGGGAAGCAACACCTTCAGCGGAGTCCTCTCCAATGGCGGCACCGGAGCACTCGGCGTCAACAAGCCGGGCACCGGCACCCTGACGCTGACCGGTAATAACAGCTACAGCGGCGTGACGACGGTGGGCGGCGGTTCGCTGGTCTTGACCGGCACGAACTCGCTGGGAGGCGCAGTGAACATCAACGGCGGCGCGGGAAATCCGACCTATTTGAACCTGCAGAACAGCAATGCTCTCGGGACCAGCGTAGTAACTGCGGTGAACCGTAACTCGGGCATCCAATTGCAAGGGGGCATCACGCTTCCTCCGACGGTGAACTTCGTGACCAGCAACGATGGCACCAGCGGTGCCACGGTACCCTACGCGATCGGCAACCTGGGAGGGGACAATACGATTCAAGGCAACATCTCCCTGACAGCGGGGGGCGGAGGATCGGTCATCCAATCCGACAGCGGCTCACTGAAGCTGACCGGTAACATCACGATCGCCGCGGCGCAGACCACGCGAGGGATCATCCTGACCGGGAGCTCCACGGATGCGAACACCTTCAGCGGTGTGCTCTCCGATCTGAGCCCCACCGCGGTGGCGAGCATCACGAAGAATGGCGCCGGCACCTGGACCGTAAGCGGAGCAAATACCTATACGGGGACGACGACGGTGAACGCCGGCACGCTGATCGCGAGCGGGGATTCGCCGGCGGCCACGGGTGCGGTGACGGTGGCCCCCGGTGCCACGCTGGGCGGGAACGGAGACTTCGGCGGTGCGCTGACCATCGCCGCGGGAGCTCATCATGCGCTGGCGGTGGCAGCCACACCGGGCGCGCAAGCCACCCGCTCGGTACTGTCGCTCGATCTGAATGCCGCGGGTGACATACTGGACCTGAGTGCGGCCGCCACGCCTGCACCCGGGACTTACACCCTGGTGAGCACGACCAATGGAATCACCGGGCATAGCGGCGGCACCCTCACGGACACGGTGGTGAACCTGAGCGGGCTGAGCGGCACGGTGGCCGTGGTGGGGAACGACCTGGTGCTCACAGTGCCGGGCGGGTCGGCCTTCGGCACTTGGATCGCGGGCTATCCTTCGATCCCGGTGGGCGACCGCGATCCGGGCGATGATCCGGACAAGGACGGCTTCAGCAACCAAGCGGAGTTCGCCTTGGGCGGCAATCCCGCCAGCGGCAGCGACAATGCCAAGGTCTTCCCGATCGTGGCCGACAGCGACGCTGACGGCGACACGAACAAGGAGCTTCTGCTCACGATCGCGGTCCGCAGCGGCACCGGGACCTTCACGGGCGCAACCTCGAAGAGCGCTGCTTCCGACGATCCGACCTACGGCTATCGCGTCGAAGGCAGCCTCAATCTGAGCGCCTTCAACGAGACGGTGAACGTGGTGCCCACGGCGGTGCCGCCTGCGGGTATCACGCTGCCCTCCGGCTATGTCTGGAAGACCTTCAGCCTGGGCGGTTCCAATGGAACTCCCGGCAAAGGCTTCCTGCGGGTGGTGGTCACCCCCTGA